The window ATTATCGAATTAAACATCGCGCATGTAAATTAATGAATACTAGGCTTGAAATTGCCATAAAATCAATTCATAACGAAATGGACGGTATATATGGAAAAAGAAGAATGTTAGTTGAACTGGTTAAAAAAGGGTTTAAGCTTGGTTTAGATAAGGTCCGACGCTTAATGAGAAAATTAGGCCTAGTGGCTAAAAGGACTAAACAGCATTCCTATCCTCGTGGCGGTAAATCATCGCTACTGGCAGCCAATCATTTAAATCGACAATTTAATCCAGCAACGATTAATCGCTATTGGTCTGGCGATATTACCTATATTCGGACAAGGCAAGGTTGGCTCTATCTGGCTGTCGTGATGGACCTATGCTCTAGGCGTATTGTTGGATGGGCCTTTTCTGAAAAGCCAAACAGTTTACTGACGGTTAAGGCACTAAACATGGCGATACAGCGTCGAAAAGGAAAATGCCCTACCTTATTTCATTGTGATCAGGGGATTCAATATCGTAGTGAACAATTTCAACAGTTATTATCATATCATCAAATTACCTTTAGTATGAGTAGAGCTGGAAATTGTTTAGACAATGCCGTTACTGAACGATTTTTTAGATCATTAAAATCAGAAAGAATTAATTATCGAGATTATATAACAAGAGAGCAAGCGATGGGCGATATTATTGATTATATCGAACCGATTTATAATCAAAAAAGAAGACATTATAAACTTGGATTTATTTCACCAGCAGAATTTGAAC is drawn from Orbaceae bacterium BiB and contains these coding sequences:
- a CDS encoding IS3 family transposase, translated to MLKKAGNETAQICRCLSLAPSTFYYRIKHRACKLMNTRLEIAIKSIHNEMDGIYGKRRMLVELVKKGFKLGLDKVRRLMRKLGLVAKRTKQHSYPRGGKSSLLAANHLNRQFNPATINRYWSGDITYIRTRQGWLYLAVVMDLCSRRIVGWAFSEKPNSLLTVKALNMAIQRRKGKCPTLFHCDQGIQYRSEQFQQLLSYHQITFSMSRAGNCLDNAVTERFFRSLKSERINYRDYITREQAMGDIIDYIEPIYNQKRRHYKLGFISPAEFEHNLLKTA